In Candidatus Falkowbacteria bacterium, a genomic segment contains:
- a CDS encoding disulfide bond formation protein B encodes MKKLIQDYSIPVALVLSIAGLLGSLYFSEVKNFIPCVLCWYQRIALYPLVLIFSIGIATRDTGVWRYALPLSVISLGIGVYQLLLVYGVITASSACSVGVSCVAITWSLFGFITIPLLAFLEALIITVILIAYRKYV; translated from the coding sequence ATGAAAAAATTAATTCAAGATTATAGTATACCCGTAGCTCTGGTCCTGTCTATTGCTGGTTTATTAGGAAGCCTTTATTTTAGCGAAGTTAAAAATTTTATTCCCTGCGTGCTTTGTTGGTATCAAAGAATCGCCTTATATCCTTTAGTTCTTATTTTTTCTATCGGTATAGCTACTCGTGATACGGGAGTTTGGCGATATGCCTTACCGTTATCGGTTATTAGCCTCGGGATTGGTGTGTATCAGCTATTACTCGTCTATGGAGTGATTACGGCCTCTTCAGCTTGTTCTGTTGGTGTTTCCTGTGTGGCGATTACCTGGTCATTATTTGGCTTTATTACGATTCCCTTGCTAGCCTTTCTTGAAGCTTTAATTATTACAGTTATTCTAATTGCGTATCGTAAATACGTATAA
- a CDS encoding class I SAM-dependent methyltransferase, which yields MSYVERLVVSEEEKQTLLYDEHIIRYELVRPFVSNKIVLDIASGSGYGADILAQAGAKKVIGIDIDEQAVAEAQKRYGSNQIEFKVGKTIEGVEKLDITDNSIEVIACFETIEHIKDYKGFLQELARVLTAEGVTFISTPNRDVFGQKNPFHIKEFTKKEFIEELQNHFSFVTVLEQKNGLASVISGSGEQKILVQEKKTQNIKTKIIILYFVI from the coding sequence ATGTCTTATGTAGAACGTCTCGTAGTAAGTGAAGAGGAGAAACAAACACTTTTATATGATGAACATATAATTCGTTATGAATTAGTAAGGCCATTTGTCAGTAATAAAATTGTTTTGGATATTGCCTCTGGGTCTGGTTATGGGGCTGATATACTTGCTCAAGCCGGAGCTAAAAAGGTGATTGGTATTGATATTGATGAGCAGGCGGTTGCCGAAGCCCAGAAACGCTATGGCTCCAATCAGATTGAATTTAAGGTCGGTAAAACAATAGAAGGCGTTGAGAAGTTAGATATAACTGATAATAGTATTGAAGTTATTGCCTGTTTTGAAACTATCGAACATATTAAGGACTATAAAGGTTTTTTACAAGAATTGGCACGGGTGCTAACGGCTGAAGGTGTCACATTTATTTCCACCCCAAATCGTGACGTCTTTGGCCAGAAGAATCCGTTTCATATAAAAGAATTTACAAAAAAAGAATTTATAGAAGAATTACAAAATCATTTTAGTTTTGTCACTGTTCTTGAACAAAAGAATGGTCTAGCTAGTGTGATTTCTGGGTCAGGTGAGCAAAAGATTTTAGTTCAAGAAAAAAAAACACAAAACATTAAAACAAAAATAATCATTTTGTATTTTGTTATTTAA
- a CDS encoding GIY-YIG nuclease family protein — translation MKSEKHYYVYILTNRHNSVLYIGVTNSLERRLGHHILRVNEHSFTSKYKVNKLVYFEIYGNIGMALQREKRLKKWNRDWKIELIKKNNPEWRDLYFQASEEI, via the coding sequence ATGAAGAGTGAAAAGCATTACTATGTTTATATTCTCACAAACCGACATAATTCGGTGTTATATATTGGTGTAACCAATAGTTTAGAAAGAAGGCTTGGTCATCATATTCTTCGGGTTAATGAACATTCGTTTACTTCAAAGTATAAAGTAAATAAGTTAGTTTACTTTGAGATCTATGGAAATATAGGTATGGCTTTGCAGCGTGAAAAACGATTGAAAAAATGGAATAGAGATTGGAAGATAGAATTGATTAAAAAAAATAATCCCGAATGGCGGGATTTATATTTTCAAGCCTCAGAAGAAATCTAG
- a CDS encoding lmo0937 family membrane protein — translation MLYTIAVVLLILWLLGLVTKFTLGGFIHILLIVAIVVVLIKVIKGEKIL, via the coding sequence ATGTTGTATACGATCGCCGTGGTTTTATTAATACTGTGGTTATTAGGCCTCGTAACTAAATTCACCCTGGGTGGATTTATTCACATTCTTCTAATAGTCGCTATTGTCGTTGTTTTAATTAAGGTTATTAAGGGTGAAAAGATATTGTAA
- a CDS encoding tetratricopeptide repeat protein, with the protein MNIQKNKSIFVIIICLLVLIGAGYITYSKGYFNYWQKETGNVTNQDQKNPDEEIKFTDEEVKQYEQYLKDASPLILAGDNGNKESYLKAIELYEKAAAIGNNNVWIPFLNIGNIYKKMGEYDKAEEAYNKALEISKYGSETVYLQKIDLYQYYLKKSNEDVIKIYEEALSTLVENGNIVVRYSGFLRDIGENEKALEYYKILLDRFPENELYKEEIAKLEAKIQK; encoded by the coding sequence ATGAATATACAAAAAAATAAATCAATTTTTGTTATAATAATTTGTCTATTAGTATTAATTGGGGCAGGATATATTACCTATTCAAAGGGGTATTTTAACTATTGGCAAAAAGAGACAGGTAATGTAACAAATCAAGATCAAAAAAATCCTGATGAAGAAATAAAGTTTACTGATGAAGAAGTTAAACAGTATGAACAGTATCTAAAAGATGCCTCGCCATTAATATTAGCTGGCGATAATGGGAATAAAGAGTCATATTTAAAGGCTATTGAGTTATATGAAAAAGCGGCCGCTATTGGCAATAATAATGTTTGGATACCATTTTTAAATATTGGTAATATTTATAAAAAAATGGGGGAGTATGATAAAGCTGAAGAAGCATATAATAAAGCTTTAGAAATTTCAAAGTATGGAAGTGAAACAGTCTATTTGCAAAAGATTGATTTATATCAATATTATTTGAAAAAATCTAATGAGGATGTAATTAAGATTTATGAAGAGGCCTTATCAACATTAGTTGAAAATGGAAATATAGTTGTAAGGTATTCTGGTTTTTTGCGTGATATTGGAGAAAATGAAAAGGCTTTAGAATATTATAAAATTCTTCTTGATCGATTCCCGGAAAATGAGTTATATAAAGAAGAAATAGCAAAGCTTGAAGCAAAGATACAGAAATAG
- a CDS encoding thioredoxin domain-containing protein: protein MSKEYKILLSIGLGAVILAVVLFKFTGQPATKAPLVERTGLYIKGSATARVTVTEFADFQCPACRVANDLSNKILAAYPNDVKFVFRHFPLSGHLNAMISAQAVEAAGAQGKFWEMHDILYEKQAEWGDTVNPLSRQQALDLFKGYAEQLGLDQVAFVQAIENNSYADVINQDMSAGSASGVNATPSFFVNNVLIGQPSFEAIKSEIDKALAK, encoded by the coding sequence ATGTCAAAAGAATACAAAATTTTATTAAGCATTGGCTTAGGAGCCGTTATCTTGGCGGTAGTTTTATTTAAGTTTACTGGGCAACCAGCAACCAAAGCGCCTTTAGTGGAACGAACAGGACTATATATTAAAGGCTCTGCAACAGCTCGAGTAACTGTTACCGAGTTTGCAGATTTTCAATGTCCAGCTTGTCGAGTTGCTAATGATCTTTCAAATAAAATTTTGGCAGCCTATCCTAATGATGTAAAATTTGTATTTAGACATTTTCCTTTGTCAGGTCATTTGAATGCTATGATTTCTGCTCAAGCTGTTGAGGCGGCCGGTGCTCAAGGAAAGTTTTGGGAAATGCATGATATTTTATATGAAAAACAAGCTGAGTGGGGTGATACTGTTAATCCCTTAAGTCGTCAACAGGCCCTAGATTTGTTTAAAGGGTATGCCGAGCAACTTGGACTTGATCAAGTCGCTTTTGTGCAAGCTATAGAAAATAATTCTTATGCTGACGTCATTAATCAAGATATGTCGGCTGGAAGTGCTTCTGGAGTTAATGCTACCCCTTCATTTTTTGTAAATAACGTTTTGATTGGTCAACCAAGCTTTGAAGCTATTAAATCTGAGATTGATAAGGCATTGGCAAAATAA
- a CDS encoding sigma-70 family RNA polymerase sigma factor — protein MVSLKETLFGGEAELFLRLKKHKDKQAFIEAYDLYIEQICRFIYFKVGNREEAEDIASMVFLKCWNYVYEGNLGDYHTLKSLLYKIARNTIIDHYRKNQNRKSVSLDDIAQTSAAIDTDSSPEEKAAVAFDFQKVIEEKLPLLKEEYREVIILRFINELSITEIAAVLGKTNGNIRVIIHRALESLQQLVKEDNQD, from the coding sequence ATGGTAAGTCTAAAAGAGACCTTATTTGGAGGGGAAGCAGAACTCTTCTTAAGGCTAAAAAAACATAAAGATAAACAGGCTTTTATTGAAGCGTATGATCTGTATATTGAGCAGATATGCCGCTTCATATACTTTAAAGTTGGGAACCGAGAGGAAGCTGAGGATATTGCCTCAATGGTTTTTTTAAAGTGCTGGAATTATGTCTATGAAGGCAATTTAGGTGATTACCATACTTTAAAATCATTATTATATAAGATTGCTCGCAATACGATTATTGATCATTATCGAAAGAATCAAAATCGTAAGAGTGTATCTTTGGATGATATTGCTCAAACTTCTGCAGCGATTGATACTGATTCAAGTCCAGAAGAAAAGGCAGCCGTGGCTTTTGACTTTCAAAAAGTTATAGAAGAAAAGTTACCGCTCTTAAAAGAAGAATACCGTGAAGTAATCATTCTACGTTTTATCAACGAACTTTCAATCACAGAAATTGCTGCTGTGCTTGGTAAGACAAATGGAAATATTAGAGTTATTATTCACCGAGCTTTAGAATCACTTCAGCAATTAGTCAAAGAAGATAATCAAGATTAA
- a CDS encoding tRNA-dihydrouridine synthase, producing MSFLHKLPKPFFIMAPMANVTDAAFRRIIAKYGKPDVMYTEFVSANGLLSPGREVLLKDLLFSEVERPIIAQLFTADPEKMYGAAKLIQELGFDGLDINMGCPDKNVMKQGAGACLMKNPSLARELMKAAKAGAPNIPLSIKTRIGDTKNTLQDWLPELLAEKPEMIIVHGRTRKEMSKVPARWDTIAEAVEIARGSGTLIVGNGDAMDIADARAKAEQTGCDGVMLGRAIFGNPWLFNTEKNISDISISERLSVMIEHSTLFMELLGDIKSFHIMRKHYKAYANGFDGAKELRIELMKTENIQEVEEIVKKFLQKK from the coding sequence ATGTCTTTTTTGCATAAACTTCCCAAGCCTTTTTTTATTATGGCACCAATGGCTAATGTCACTGATGCTGCTTTTCGTAGAATAATTGCAAAATACGGAAAACCAGATGTTATGTACACTGAATTTGTTTCAGCTAATGGCTTATTATCCCCGGGTCGAGAAGTGTTGTTAAAAGATTTATTATTTTCAGAAGTTGAACGACCAATTATTGCCCAACTTTTTACGGCTGATCCGGAAAAAATGTATGGGGCAGCTAAATTAATTCAAGAACTAGGGTTTGATGGCCTTGATATTAATATGGGTTGCCCTGATAAAAATGTCATGAAGCAAGGAGCGGGAGCCTGTTTAATGAAAAATCCAAGCCTAGCTCGGGAATTAATGAAAGCCGCCAAAGCCGGCGCACCAAATATTCCCCTATCGATTAAAACAAGAATTGGTGATACAAAAAATACACTTCAAGATTGGCTCCCAGAGTTATTAGCTGAAAAACCAGAAATGATTATTGTTCACGGTAGAACCAGGAAAGAAATGTCCAAAGTTCCTGCTCGTTGGGATACGATTGCTGAAGCGGTTGAAATTGCTCGTGGTTCAGGAACCTTAATTGTTGGTAATGGAGATGCTATGGATATTGCCGATGCTCGTGCCAAAGCAGAGCAAACAGGTTGTGATGGCGTAATGCTTGGACGAGCAATTTTTGGAAATCCTTGGTTATTTAATACAGAAAAAAATATTTCTGATATTTCAATTTCTGAACGACTAAGCGTAATGATTGAACACAGTACATTATTTATGGAGCTACTTGGTGATATCAAATCTTTTCATATTATGCGTAAACATTATAAGGCCTATGCTAATGGCTTTGACGGAGCCAAGGAATTACGGATAGAATTAATGAAAACAGAAAATATACAAGAGGTTGAAGAAATAGTAAAAAAATTTTTACAAAAAAAATAA
- a CDS encoding HIT family protein, giving the protein MTIFEKIIAHEIPAYIVWEDEKHIAFLDIKPINPGHLLIVPKKVVGDVLDMNNQEYTDLFLNAKDLAISLRKATNAKRIGYVVEGFGVEHVHIHLIPINAIYELDHRRAYNTSKEELEEMAENIKNAIK; this is encoded by the coding sequence ATGACTATTTTTGAAAAAATCATTGCTCACGAAATCCCAGCCTATATTGTCTGGGAAGATGAAAAACATATTGCTTTTCTAGATATTAAACCAATTAATCCTGGACATCTTTTGATAGTTCCAAAAAAAGTTGTTGGTGATGTCCTAGATATGAATAATCAAGAATATACTGATTTATTTTTAAACGCCAAAGATCTAGCAATATCGCTTCGTAAAGCTACAAACGCAAAAAGAATCGGCTATGTTGTTGAAGGCTTTGGTGTTGAACATGTTCATATTCACCTCATACCGATCAATGCTATATATGAACTGGATCATCGTCGGGCGTATAATACTTCAAAAGAAGAACTTGAAGAGATGGCTGAAAACATCAAAAACGCTATAAAATAA
- the rpmB gene encoding 50S ribosomal protein L28, translated as MSTRCQLTGKKAASGFNKSHSNRRTKRKFRPNLQEKKVVNPKTGRTVKLTLSTTALKTLKKWDKAGKVYDLQAITAKR; from the coding sequence ATGAGTACACGATGCCAACTGACGGGCAAAAAAGCTGCGAGTGGTTTTAATAAAAGCCATTCAAATCGTCGCACTAAGCGTAAATTCCGTCCAAATTTGCAAGAAAAAAAAGTGGTTAATCCAAAGACTGGACGAACAGTTAAATTAACCTTAAGTACTACTGCTTTAAAGACATTAAAGAAATGGGATAAAGCTGGTAAAGTATACGACTTACAAGCCATTACTGCTAAGCGATAA
- the mnmA gene encoding tRNA 2-thiouridine(34) synthase MnmA: MLADMKVKNKKRVIVGLSGGVDSSVAAALLIKKGYEVIGVFMKNWSENVGDFCCSWTEDLEDARRVAQTLGIRFYVWNFEKEYKEQVIGYFFNEYRAGRTPNPDVLCNREIKFKLFLEKALRFGADYIATGHYARVKKVGEVYSLLKGKDGNKDQTYFLYTLTQNELQHSLFPVGDYKKPDIRKLAEKYKLPTFAKKDSQGICFIGEVDIKELLQQQIKPKPGIIVNVKGEKLGKHDGFPFYTLGQRGGLDIGGKGPYYVVAKDKKKNQIVVSDNPDDSMLWRKECILMDVTWTRDMVIPRQLDVTIRYRHSTSVATVQVLSKNRIKLIFNEPQRAITPGQAAVFYIKDELVGGGVIDEVL, from the coding sequence ATGCTTGCCGATATGAAAGTAAAAAATAAAAAAAGAGTGATTGTTGGATTATCTGGGGGCGTTGATTCGTCAGTGGCGGCTGCTTTGCTTATTAAAAAAGGCTATGAAGTCATTGGTGTTTTTATGAAGAATTGGAGTGAAAATGTTGGGGATTTTTGTTGTAGTTGGACTGAAGATTTAGAAGACGCTCGTCGGGTTGCTCAAACCTTAGGTATTCGCTTTTATGTCTGGAATTTTGAAAAAGAATATAAGGAGCAGGTGATTGGCTATTTTTTTAATGAATATCGAGCCGGACGCACACCAAATCCAGATGTATTATGTAATAGAGAAATAAAATTCAAATTATTTTTAGAAAAAGCCCTTCGTTTTGGTGCAGATTATATTGCCACAGGGCATTACGCACGAGTAAAAAAGGTTGGCGAGGTTTATTCATTATTAAAAGGCAAAGATGGGAATAAAGATCAAACCTATTTTTTATATACTTTGACTCAGAATGAATTACAGCATAGCCTTTTTCCTGTCGGTGATTATAAAAAGCCTGATATTAGGAAATTAGCAGAGAAATATAAACTGCCTACATTTGCAAAAAAAGATTCACAAGGAATTTGTTTTATTGGTGAAGTTGATATTAAAGAGTTATTACAACAGCAAATTAAACCAAAACCAGGGATAATCGTTAATGTGAAAGGGGAGAAACTTGGTAAACATGATGGATTTCCTTTTTATACGCTTGGTCAGCGAGGTGGTCTTGATATTGGGGGAAAGGGCCCATATTACGTAGTTGCAAAAGATAAAAAGAAAAATCAAATTGTAGTCAGTGATAATCCTGATGATTCGATGCTATGGCGTAAAGAGTGTATATTAATGGATGTTACATGGACTCGAGATATGGTTATTCCAAGGCAGTTGGATGTAACAATTCGGTATCGACACTCAACTTCAGTCGCAACTGTACAAGTTTTATCAAAAAATCGTATAAAATTAATTTTTAATGAACCGCAACGAGCAATCACCCCAGGTCAAGCGGCAGTTTTTTATATTAAAGATGAGTTAGTTGGTGGTGGTGTGATTGATGAGGTTTTGTAG